The segment CGATAACGTCGGCTTCACTTTCATGGCGACGGGAGAATGGCAGCGCGATCCCGTATTCTGCTCCCATTCCCAGTACGCCCATTAGCTGTTGGCCACCAGGAGTTTGCATGCCTGAGGTGCTAGAAAGCACCGATAAACCAAGTGACGTGGCACTTTGGGTCGAGGCGCGTTCGTTGGCATGATTCGCAATGACGTGACCAATTTCATGGCCGACAACCGAGGCTAGCTGGTTTTGGTTGGTGGCGATATCTAGCATGCCCGTGTTCACGCCCATGTAGCCACCAGGCAGGGCAAAGGCGTTGGGCTGTTCAGATTCAAAGACACGGATTTGCCAATCAAGATTACGCTGCTCGGCTGGCAATACCTCTACGATGGCATCCGTAATGCACTGTACATAACGATGGCTTGCTTGGCCTGCGGTGGGAATATCTTGCTGATATTGCGCAAAGGCTTGCTGGCCCATTTGATTGAGCTGATCATCTGAAAGCAGTAGCAACTGAGAGCGACCGGTAGGTGACGTGGAGCATGCTACGACAGAAGCACACAGTGCAGTAACAGCCAAGGGACGAAGCCAGCGCATAAGCGGTTTCCTTATAGACGAGTAGGGATCTTTGCACACAAGATAACCACTGTCAGTGGTAAATCAACTCATATCATAACGCACTCTGAGGACAATCATGGATGCTGAATTGAGCCAACGCTTAACGCGGTTACTGGACCACGTAGAACATTGGTTGCCGCCTGCGCCGATCCAGGTAGATTGGAACAAGCATGTAGCGGCTATTTGGCAGCGTCATCCGTTAGGTGGTCGCTTGGTTCCCGTGCCACCGCGAGACACGATGACGCTGGATGATCTGTTAGGCATCGAGCGTCAAAAATTAGCGTTAGTCGATAATACTCGTGCATTTTTGCAGGGGTTACCCGCCAATCATGGTTTGCTGTGGGGGTCACGGGGCAGCGGGAAGTCATCGGTGATTCGTGCGCTGCTTAACTCATTGGCGAATGATGGGCTGCGCTTGATTCAAGTGGATCGCCACGATTTGGGTAGTCTGCCGATATTGGTAGAACAGCTGCGCGACACGCCGCATCGTTTCGTGGTGTATTGCGACGATCTTTCGTTTGAAGGCAATGACGATGCTTACAAGGCGCTAAAAAGCGTCTTAGACGGCGCATTAACGGGGCCGCCAGAAAACGTCTTGTTGTATGCCACTTCCAATCGCCGCCATTTATTGCCGGAATCTATGGACGATAATAGTGGTACGCGTCTTGTAGGTGAAGAGCTACATCACGGTGACGCTGTGGAGGAAAAAATCTCATTGTCGGATCGCTTCGGCTTATGGTTAGGCTTTCATCCTTTCAGCCAAGCGACTTACTTAGAGGTCTGTGAGCACTGGGTAGCTCGTATTGGTGATAAGCAGGATTGGAGTGATGCCGCACGGGCAGACGCGGTTCGTTTTGCAACGCTAAGAGGAGGCCGCAGTGGCCGAACGGCTTGGCAGTTTGCAGCCCAGTGGGTGGGCCGCAAACGGCTTCATGAAGAGGGAAGGCGTCGGACTTAACGCACAGGTGTTAACTGGCCGTCGGCGCCTACGTTCAGGCGAATGGTCGGTGTTAAAAGTCCCGCGGGTAATGTCATGCCCAGCCCACGTAGGTCTCCCGGTGTGATAGCAAGTTCACTGCCAGGCGGCAGTGAGCCTTGGGTGGCTAACTGACTGGCGAGTTCTAGCATGGGCATCATTCGCTGAGTGTCGGTCGTCAGGATGTCAAACGCTACCGGTAGACGTAACGTTGAGTCTTCCCCAGACGTTAGCGTCACATCCTCTTGATATTGACCTTGCACTGGATCGACTCCAGGCATATTTAGCATCCAGCGGAAACCAGACATCTCAACAGCGGGCATACCTGTGGGTAAGCCCAGGCCCATCGCTAAGGTGGCCTGAACGGGCAAGCTGCCAGCACCAAGGCTAGATGCAAGCAAACTTGTTAGGTCGCTGGTATCAAGTCCTGCTTGCACGCTATAAGGGCCAATACGCACCTCTTCAATGCCCAGCGATGTTACCGCCAAGCGAAAGGCAAATAAGCCTGTTTGGGGCAGAGCAAGGCAACCTGCTAGCAAGCTTGCCATCAGCAGTAAGAGCATGCCGCGCCCGCGTTTTATTGCGTAGTGCATTAATATCCCTCCTAGGAAGGGCAATATAGGTATGAGTGGCGATTGCCGAAAAACGCGGCTATTTGAGGGTTAGTGCGGATAGCTGTCAAGCAAATTTACTCGATAATGGGGGCCATCAACCAAAACGCCTGCTGATGAAGGTCAGCAGGCGTTTTGTAGATTAATGCGTTAGCATTAACGGCGGCTTTTACGTGCTTCTTTAGTACGGTTAAGCTCGCGTTTTTTGGCTTTCTCTTTATCGCTTGCCCCTGCCATGTGGTCAAACGGATTGCTACCCGAACGGAACTCAAAGCGCATTGGCGTCCCGCGAACTTTCAACACTTTACGGAAGGTGTTGGTTAGGTAGCGGCGATAGGCTTCCGGCAGTGATTCAGTCTGATTGCCATGTACTACGATGATGGGCGGATTGCTGCCACCTTGGTGCGCCATACGCAGTTTGATACGTCGGCCGTTAACCATGGGCGGCGGGTGCTGGCTGACCGCATCTTGAAGTAGGGTTGTCAATCGATTGGTCGACCAGTGGGCGTTCGCGGCATCGAAAGCTCGTTCGATCGAAGGATAAAGGTCACCCACCGCGGTGCCGTGTAGGGCAGAGATAAAATGCATCTCTGCATACTCAGCAAAGCCTAGGCGGCGCTTAATTTCTGCGCGCATTTTCTCTTTCGCATCGCTTTCCAGCCCATCCCACTTATTGATGGCCAGCACCAACGCGCGGCCAGTGGTCAGCACGTAATCAAGTAGATGGAGATCTTGCTCAACTAAACCGCTGCGTGCATCGAGTACCATCACTGCGACGTGACACTCTTTGATAGCATCAAGAGTTTTGATAATGGAAAACTTTTCTGCAATTTCGCGGACGTTTTTACGCCGCCGAATGCCTGCGGTATCAATCAATACGTAGGGCTTGCCACGACGCTCGAACGGGATTTCAATCGCATCGCGGGTAGTGCCCGCCTCATCGAATACAACAACGCGCTCTTCGCCCAACAGCCGATTAACCAATGTGGATTTGCCCACATTGGGACGGCCAATAACGCCTATACGAATACCTTTGGTGCCGGTATCCCCAGGAATGCTGGGGTCGCGTTCTGGAAACGGCTCCAACACTGTGTCAATGAGCAGTGAGACATTGCGGCCATGGGCAGCAGCAATCGGCCATGGGTCGCCAAGACCTAAGGTCCAGAAGTCGGCCATGGCCGAATGCTCTTCCAAACCATCGGTTTTGTTGACCACTAGCCAGGTTTTTTTCTGATTAACGCGCAGATGATTCGCAATGGCTTCATCGGCCACGTTAAGCCCCGCGCGAGCGTCTACCAGAAACAGTACAATATCGGCTTCATCAATCGCGGCTAGAGATTGCTCGGCCATTGCCGCATCAATCCCTTCTTCGTCACCGCTGATGCCGCCGGTATCAATCACCGTATACGCTTTGCCGCCTAGCATGCCGTTCCCGTATTTACGGTCACGGGTAAGGCCAGGAAAGTCCGCCACGAGCGCATCGCGTGAGCGGGTTAGGCGGTTAAACAACGTCGATTTGCCCACATTGGGCCGACCGACTAAAGCAATGACGGGTGTCATGGAGTTACTTCCAGGGTTTCCAGGCGACCATTATTGGCCTGGACATGAATGGTGCTGCCTTCAGTGGCAGGACGCACGCTGATGCCAGATTTGTGTACGCGCGTACGGCCTACTAACGTGCCTTCGCGGGCATCAAGTAGATGAACGTAGCCTTCAAAGTCACCGACGACCACACGGCCATCTGCAAACGCAGGTGCTGTTAACCAGCGGTCTTCCAAGTCATCGTTACGCCACACTTCCTGTCCGTTGTCGGCATTCAGGCCAACGACGTGGCTATCATCAGTGACCACTAGCAGAATGTTACCTACCAAAATAGGGGTATGGCGGCTAGATAAATTGCTTTCCCATAGAACGCCACCGCGTGTTGCTTCCAGTGCTACGACGTTACCGTTATAGCTAGTCACGAAGAGTCGACCATCGGGAGTTATTACCGGTTGACCGGCAAGATCAACCAACCTGTCGACGTCGCTACGTCCGCGGGGAGTGGCAATTTGCAAATCCCAAAGTGGCTGGCCATTGCGGTTGTCTAATGTTGCCAGTCGTCCGTTAGCAAAACCAACAAAGCTTACGGGATCAATGACCATTGGCGTGCCAGTACCGCGAAGCGTCAGAGAGGGCTGCGAGCTGGTGTATACCCAGCGCTCCTCGCCGCTGGAGCGATCAAGAGCGGTGATTTGTCCGTCAACGCTTTGTACAAGTAGTAGCTGTTGATTTGCTTGAGGTGCTGCTAGCACTTCACTGGAAACGCGTGAGCGCCAATTGACACTGCCGTCGCGCTGATCCAAGGAGATAACTTCTCCGTTGCGGGTGCCTAAATAGACCTGACCTGCAATAGCGTTCAGGGCGCTTGAAATAGGCGTATCCAGCTCGATTTCCCACTTGCGTTCGCCGTTATCTGCATTAAATGCGGCCACCAGCCCATCGGCATCCGCAGCAAATACGGTGTCGCCTTCACGAGCCGGAGCAATGGGGTAACGGGCACGACCCAGGCCATCGCCGACATTTCTGCTCCATACGCCATCAAGTGAGGACGTTTCTGAAAAGCTACGCAGTTCTTTAGGCGTATAAGCAGGTTCGCCTTTACTGGCGCAACCTGCTAGCAATGCTAATGCAACAGCACCGACGGTAATGCGCACAGACGGCTTTGAAAATAGCGATTTGGGAAGGCTAGTCATGATCATTGTGTCACCTCTTCGACGCCGAGATCGTCAAGCTTGAACTGTACGCCGTAAAGCGGCTGATTCTGGGCTTGGGCAAGTTCTAACGCGGTTTGCCAAGCGTCTCGCGCTTGTTCTGTTTGGTCTAACGCAGCGTAAGCGTCGCCCCGCACGTTAGCCTGCTGAGCTGCCAGGGCATCAGTAATCGACTGATCTAACAAACTCAGGGCTGCTTCTGGATTGTCGTTTGCAATCTCAATACGCGCTAATCTTAGCCATGCGAGACTTTGCACATAGCGGCGGGAAGAGTCGCTCGCCACGTTTTCAAGCGCACTTTTCGCAGCCTCAAGATCACCCTCTTGGACGGCTAAACGTGCTTCCAGCAGCTGTGCTAATTCTGCATAGAGGGTGTTGCCATGGTCACTGGTGATTTCATCAATGAGTTCACGAGCATTGGCTAACTGATCATCTGCCAAGGTGTTACCAGTGGTCATATTGACGAGTTGCTGATAACGCACGGAGGCGGCTTCTGCTTGGCCTTCTTGATAGTTTTGCCATGCATTCCAGCCAAGCACACCCGCTGCAGCAAGAACAGCCCCTGCTATGAGAGAGGTTCCGTTCTCTTTCCACCAGCGTTTAATTACCTCTAGCTGTTCTTCTTCGCTTCTCAGCTCCGCCACGGGCGGCCTCCTGTTCTTTAGCTCAGCCGCAAGGGCGGCTGGCGAGTGTTCGTCTGCCAGAGAGTAGGCAGTAAGGTTAGTGGGACACTAAGTTTTTCAGTGTCGCGGTGAGCTCAGCCTGAGATACGCGCAACTGTTCGCGATCATCACGCAGGAACTTGAGCGTTACGGCTTGCTCTGCCAGCTCGTCTTCGCCCAATAAAACTGCAACAGGCGCGTTGCTTTTGTCTGCTTTTTTCATACGGCTTTTAAAACTGCCGCCACCACAGTGCAGCTGCAGCCTAAGGGTGGGTAGCTCACTACGAAGCTTTTCAGCCAGTGTGAGAGCGGCAATGGTCGCGTTGTCATCCATCGGTAGCAGATAAACATCGCAGCCACCTAGCGCTTCTTCTGGCACCAGGTCTAATGTTTCCAACAGCAATATTAAGCGCTCGATACCCATGGCGAAACCAACGGCTGGCGTGGGCTTTCCGCCTAGTTGCTCAACTAATCCGTCGTAGCGGCCGCCTGCACATACCGTGCCTTGGCTGCCTAGGGCCGTGGTCGTCCACTCAAATACCGTACGGCAGTAGTAATCAAGACCGCGTACCAAGCGTGGGTTAACAATGTAGTCAATGCCTGCTGCATCCAGCATTGCTTTGAGTTGTTCAAAATGTGTCCGCGACTCATCATCCAAATGATCCATCAACTGCGGCGCACCGTTCAGCATTTCTGCCATCGCTGGATTCTTGGAATCCAAAATGCGCAGTGGGTTGCTTGTGAGGCGACGCTTTGAGTCGTCATCAAGAACATCGTGATGCTGTTCAAAGTAAGCGACGAGCTTATCGCGATAGGCCGCGCGCGCCTCTGTGGAGCCCAGGGAGTTAAGCTCTAGCGTCACGTGTTCCAGTAAGCCCAGCTCTTGCCATAGGCGTGCTGAAAGGAGAATGACTTCGGCATCGATATCCGGACCGTCAAAGCCGTATGTTTCAACGCCTACCTGATGAAATTGACGATAGCGGCCTTTTTGCGGACGCTCGTGGCGGAACATGGGGCCTTGATACCACAGCCGTTGCGTTTGGTTATGCAGCAAGCCATGTTCCATCGCTGCCCGTACGCAGCTGGCGGTACCTTCTGGCCGCAGCGTTAGGCTGTCGCCGTTGCGGTCATCGAACGTGTACATCTCTTTTTCGACAATATCGGTGACTTCACCAATAGAGCGAGCAAATAGCGCCGTTTGTTCAACAATGGGCGTACGGATTTCATCAAAGCCATAGCGATGCATGAGCTGACGCACCTTGGCTTCAAAAAATTGCCAGCGGGGACTTTCGCTGGGCAATAAATCATTCATACCACGTATAGCTTGAATTTTTTTTACGGCGGACTTGCTCAATGAAAACTCCTTGTATGGGAGACAACGCTGGGGCGGGAAAAAAAGTTATGCCCGCCTCCAGGTTGGGTGTCGCTTGCTCGGCTTTTTTAAACGCTGCGAGCAATCATGTCGTCTTCTTGCTGCTGTTTTTGGCGTACTTTCTCGCGGATCAGCTTTTCAAGGTCATCCACTAGGTGGTCATTACGTAGTTTGCTAGCAGGTTTGCCATCGATATAAACCAAGTTGGCAGGGGAGCCGCCGGTTAGGCCGATATCCGTTTCTTTCGCTTCGCCTGGGCCATTAACGACGCAACCAATCACCGATACGTCCAGAGGAGTCATGACGTCTTCAAGCCGCTCTTCTAGCTGATTCATGGTGCTGATAACATCAAAATTCTGCCGTGAGCAACTGGGGCAGGCAATAAAATTAATACCTTTGGCTCGCAGCCTCAGGCTTTTAAGCATGTCAAAGCCAACTTTAATTTCTTCTACCGGATCGGCGGCGAGCGATACGCGAATCGTGTCGCCAATGCCATCCATTAGCAGCATGCCAAGGCCAATCGATGACTTCACCGTACCCGAGCGCAGACCGCCTGCTTCCGTAATACCTAGATGGAGTGGCTGCTCAATACGAGTAGCTAGGTCGCGGTACGCTGCTACTGCCATAAATACATCTGAGGCCTTTACGCTGACTTTAAATTCCTGGAAGTCGAGACGATCAAGATAATCGATATGGCGCATGGCCGACTCTACTAACGCTGCGGGCGTAGGCTCGCCATACTTTTTCTGTAGGTCTTTTTCCAGCGACCCAGCATTAACGCCAATACGAATCGGTATGCCGTTATCGCGGGCAGCATTAACAACCGCACGTACGCGATCTTCGCGGCCAATATTACCTGGATTAATACGCAAGCAGTCCACACCTAGTTCAGCGACACGCAGGGCAATTTTATAATCAAAATGAATGTCTGCCACCAGCGGGACATCGACACGCTGCTTGATTTTGCCAAAGCTTTCAGCGGCGTCCATGTCGGGTACTGAGACGCGGACAATATCGGCTCCCGCTTTTTCCAACTGCTGAATTTGTGCCACGGTGGCATCGACGTCCAGCGTATTTGTGTTGGTCATGCTCTGAACGGCAATAGGTGCATCACCACCGACAGCAACGTTGCCAACGTGAATTTGACGAGAAAAACGGCGTTTGATCGGAGAAGGGGCGTGCATAAGACGGGTCACTCTCCCAAGGTAAAGCGGGCAACATTATTAGCACCGGCGCGCTGGACAAGGTTAACGTCCTCGTCTTCGTAGCGCAGTTCTACACCGGTGGCATTGCCGATAGTTAAACGAAAAGGCGGTTCGCCCTCAACACTTGCTGTGGTACCAGGCGTTTGCAGGCCAACGAACACTCGCTGGTTATTGGCATCAAAAATCTCAGTCCATGACTGCTCGTTAAACGTCAGTTCAAGCAGGTTAGGGTTTGTTGCTGGCGCTGTTTCGGCTGTGTTGTCTTCACTGTCAGTAGCAGCGTCCGCGTCCGCTTGTTCAGCAGTATCTGCCGAGGCCAACTCGTTGTCCTCCGCTACTTCGGAAGACGTAGACGACTCTGATGCAGACTCAATGGCAGCCGTCGCGGCGTTAGCCGCTCCCTCATCAATTCCACTGGTGGTGTTGGTTTGTTGTGCTGGTGCGCTGCTAGGAGGCTGAGGTGTAGCAACCGGCGTTTGCTCAGGTGTTACATTGTCATCTGGCGTACCAGCAGAGCCGCCCTCATCTTCCATAGAAGGAGTGCTTCCCATGCTAGGGGGTTCGCTGCCGCCACGGCTTTGCCACCACATCACCGTGACGGCAATCAAGGCCACAATCACTAGCAGGGTGACTAGCTTAAATAACCATGCGCCAATACGAGATGGTGGCCGGGTGACTGAAACTGGGGTCACCCGACGATCTGTCTCTGTATTCCCATGGTTAGCTTGGTAGGCCTCAAGTACTAGACGATCATCCATGCCTAGGTATTTTGCGTAAGCACGTAAATAGCCCCGGCGATAAGCGGCAACAGGAATTTCTTCATAGTTGTCCTGCTCTAATCCGTTAACAACTGCTGGGCGTAAATTCAGAGCCCGTGCGGCATCGGTAAGCGGTACGCCGAGTGCTTCGCGTTGGCGTGAGAGAAGCTCGCCGGGTGTGGCCGTTGGGCTAGAGGTCGTAACATTATCGTGTGATTGTGTATCGCTCATAGCTGAGCATCCTTCAATAATTAGGTGGTCAGGGCACCGTTAGTCAATATTCAATAAGCGTTGGTAGTTCGCAGCCGTAGCGTGATCACCACGGGCGTGGGCGATATCGATCGCCATTTCCAACGCGACTGGATCTTGCCCGGCCAGCTGCAAATAGCGCTGCAGCGGCTCCCAGGCTTGACCGTCATTGCCCTGTGAAACTTCAAGTTCGGCTAATAATAAATATCCACGCGGGCTACGTGGATCAATGCTCACAGCGCGCAACAGGCGTTTGCGTGCTTCCTCAATGTTATCGGCTGCCAAATAGCACTGCCCTAGGTTAGTAAATAGCTGGGCACGATTAGCATATTGGGCATCGCGAGATGCTATTTCTAACTGTTCGCAGGCGGCGTTGAACTGCCCCTGCTGATATAAAAACGCCGCGTAATTATTACGCGCACGTGTCAAAGAAGGTGCTGATTTAATCGCTTGCTGGAAATAGCGATTTGCGAGCTCATCTTCACGCTGCTGTTGATAGACCAGCGCAAGCGCCTGAAGTGCCTCGGCATTGCGTGGATTAATTTCAAGCGCACGATCAAGCGCGCTGAGCGCGCGGGCTAGATTGTTGCGTTCTAGGTAAGCAACCCCCAGTTGGGTATAAGCGTCTGCAGCGCCATCGTCAGCCTGAGAAGACGTGCTACCTGAAGTGGCACAGCCAGCTAACAACATGCTGCTTATTAGCACGCACAGCATGTGAACCCGGGATGGGTAACGTCGCCAGCGGTGACCGATCATGTACACCCTCTTGTAGTAACCGTCTTCAAAGAACCATATGTCAGTGACCATCAGTCGCGTCGTTATTCGATAAACTTGGCGCTTCTGGCGGTTTTGAACGTGTCCATCAAAGCGCCGCACTCGACGGAAGTCAAGATAACGGCGGTTTAGTCCGCATCAAGCTGAACAGACTGAATATAGCGCGCACTTCGCTTAGTGCGATCTTTCACCTTTCCTACCAGTTGGCCACAAGCAGCATCGATATCATCGCCCCGCGTGATGCGTACGGTGGCGTTATAGCCCAGGTCGTATAGCCATTGCTGAAAGCGCATCACTTGGTTGCGTGAGGGCTTTTCGTAGCCTGAATTAGGGAACGGGTTGAACGGTATTAGGTTGATTTTGCAGGGCAGCTCTTTTAACAGCGCCGCCAGTTGTTCGGCATGTTCCTGCTGATCATTCACATCTCTAATGAGCGTATATTCGATAGTCACCTGACGATTATCCGGGCATTTGGATAGGTAACGATGACAAGCATCCAGAAGCGCACGAATATTGTATTTACGGTTAATCGGTACTAGCTCGTTGCGTAGCTCATCGGTAGAGGCGTGCAACGAAATGGCTAAGCTCACGTCGATCTCATCGCCAAGCTTATCTATCATCGGCACAACGCCTGATGTGGAAAGCGTGACGCGGCGTTTGGAAAGTCCGTAGCCGTTGTCGTCGAGCATCAGCTTCATTGCTGGAACGACGTTATCGAAGTTGAGCAGCGGCTCACCCATGCCCATCATGACTACGTTAGTCACCGGGCGGTTGGCGGTATCGCGGCGAGGGCCTACGCTGCGTTGGGCGACCCACACTTGGCCGATAATTTCGGCGGCGGTCAGGTTGCGCTGAAAGCCTTGTTTGCCCGTTGAGCAAAAACTGCAGTCTAACGAGCAGCCTACCTGGGAAGAGACGCATAGCGTCCGGCGCTTGCCATTTTCCGCAGGAATCAGCACCGTTTCCACATAACTGCCATCTTCTACTTCCAGGACCCACTTGCGTGTGCCGTCGCTGGAAGTACCTTCATAGACGACGCCTGGGCCACGAATCTCAGCCAGCCGAGCTAGTTTTTCTCGCAGCGGTTTGGATAGATTCGTCATGGTAGCAAAATCATCACTACCTTCCTGGTGAATCCACTTCATTAGCTGGGCAGCGCGAAACTTCTTTTCGCCAATCGACAAAAAGAAGTCCTCCATCTGCTCGCGAGACATGCCCAGCAGGTTCTGGCGCTCTGGCGCGTTAGTGGCGGCAGGTTCGCTTTCGGTCGAGGAGAGAGAGGTAGGCGTATGTTGAGCTACAGTAGTGGTCATGGCGGTCAGCGTTCAGAGAAAAGGCGGGGGCATAGCCCCCGCGAAAATGGCCGGCAACGGATGTTGAATCGGCGGCACGCTTGATTTAGCGCGGGCAAATTTCGTCGTTACCGAAGAAGTAGCTAATTTCGCGCTCAGCGCTTTCCGGAGAATCAGAACCATGGACAGCGTTTGCGTCGATTGTTTCCGCAAAGTCAGCGCGGATAGTGCCGGGTGCCGCTTCTTTCGGGTTAGTAGCACCCATCAGGTCGCGGTTTTTAGCAATAGCGCCTTCGCCTTCTAGTACCTGAACAACAACCGGGCCAGAGGTCATGAAGCCAACCAGGTCTTTAAAGAAAGGACGCTCTTTATGTTCGGCGTAGAAACCGCCTGCTTTTTCTTCAGAAAGATGAACCATCTTCGCAGCAACAACTTTCAAGCCTGCTTTTTCAAAGCGAGAAATGATGTCGCCAATCGCATTTTTAGCAACGGCATCAGGCTTGATAATAGAAAGAGTACGTTCAATTGCCATGGTGGAATCTCCTTAAGAGGCATAAAGCAGAAGTGCCGCCCCGGAAAGCCGAGGCGGCGCAGGAAAAAAGAGTCGGCAGGGCTGTTGTGCATTACCGATTGCCGAGTGGCCGCGATTATAGCGCCTCAAGGGGGTGATGAATACCGGTGATGCAGCGCTAAACGCTTAGACCGTGAAGCTTTCGCCACAGCCACACTCATCTTTGACGTTGGGATTGTTGAAACGGAAAAAGCGATTCAGCCCTTCGCTTACGTAGTCCACTTCACTGCCGTTGAGTATTTCTAGCGCGTCTGGCGCGATATACACGCTGGCGCCGTGCTCTTCAAAGCGAATTTCGTCATCGCTGACGTCATCGGCAAAGTCGAGTACGTAGCTATAGCCTGAGCAGCCGCTAGGTTTTACAGAAACGCGCAGCCCAAGCCCCTGGCCACGCTCATCGAGAACGTGACGAATTTGCTGAGCAGCAGCGGGGGTAATGTTGAGAGTTGCCATCGGGCGTCCTCCTTCAAGAAGTCGGTAGGTTGATTGCCAGGTGTGGCATCAGCCGTTTAACGCGTTGAGCGTAGTCCGCTCAATGCGTGGCGCAGTAGTGTCAGCGCATGATCAATGTCGGCGTCAGTGGTGAAACGCCCAAAACTAAAACGTAGCGATGAGAGTGCAAGGGCGCGCGGTGTGCCGATTCCCAATAAAACGTAGGAAGGGTCGACGCTAGCAGAGTTACAAGCAGACCCGGTTGACACAGCAACATCGCGCAGCGCCATCAATAGAGATTCACCGTCTACCCCTTTAAATGCCAGGTTTAAAATATTGGGAACGGCATTTTCCGGCGGAGAGTTGGCGAAGACACCATCAACATCTTCTAGCCCTTTTAGGAAGCGCGCGTGTAGCTGGGCGATATGGGCTTGATCTTCCTGGTGATGGTGTTGCATTAGCGCAAACGCTTCACCCATGCCGGCAATTT is part of the Halomonas sp. GT genome and harbors:
- a CDS encoding M48 family metallopeptidase; the encoded protein is MRWLRPLAVTALCASVVACSTSPTGRSQLLLLSDDQLNQMGQQAFAQYQQDIPTAGQASHRYVQCITDAIVEVLPAEQRNLDWQIRVFESEQPNAFALPGGYMGVNTGMLDIATNQNQLASVVGHEIGHVIANHANERASTQSATSLGLSVLSSTSGMQTPGGQQLMGVLGMGAEYGIALPFSRRHESEADVIGLQLMAQAGFDPRESITVWENMQAASGGGAPPAWMSTHPSEGQRIEGLQANMSNAMASYEQARNSGRTPNCPRP
- a CDS encoding ATP-binding protein yields the protein MDAELSQRLTRLLDHVEHWLPPAPIQVDWNKHVAAIWQRHPLGGRLVPVPPRDTMTLDDLLGIERQKLALVDNTRAFLQGLPANHGLLWGSRGSGKSSVIRALLNSLANDGLRLIQVDRHDLGSLPILVEQLRDTPHRFVVYCDDLSFEGNDDAYKALKSVLDGALTGPPENVLLYATSNRRHLLPESMDDNSGTRLVGEELHHGDAVEEKISLSDRFGLWLGFHPFSQATYLEVCEHWVARIGDKQDWSDAARADAVRFATLRGGRSGRTAWQFAAQWVGRKRLHEEGRRRT
- the der gene encoding ribosome biogenesis GTPase Der, giving the protein MTPVIALVGRPNVGKSTLFNRLTRSRDALVADFPGLTRDRKYGNGMLGGKAYTVIDTGGISGDEEGIDAAMAEQSLAAIDEADIVLFLVDARAGLNVADEAIANHLRVNQKKTWLVVNKTDGLEEHSAMADFWTLGLGDPWPIAAAHGRNVSLLIDTVLEPFPERDPSIPGDTGTKGIRIGVIGRPNVGKSTLVNRLLGEERVVVFDEAGTTRDAIEIPFERRGKPYVLIDTAGIRRRKNVREIAEKFSIIKTLDAIKECHVAVMVLDARSGLVEQDLHLLDYVLTTGRALVLAINKWDGLESDAKEKMRAEIKRRLGFAEYAEMHFISALHGTAVGDLYPSIERAFDAANAHWSTNRLTTLLQDAVSQHPPPMVNGRRIKLRMAHQGGSNPPIIVVHGNQTESLPEAYRRYLTNTFRKVLKVRGTPMRFEFRSGSNPFDHMAGASDKEKAKKRELNRTKEARKSRR
- the bamB gene encoding outer membrane protein assembly factor BamB; the protein is MIMTSLPKSLFSKPSVRITVGAVALALLAGCASKGEPAYTPKELRSFSETSSLDGVWSRNVGDGLGRARYPIAPAREGDTVFAADADGLVAAFNADNGERKWEIELDTPISSALNAIAGQVYLGTRNGEVISLDQRDGSVNWRSRVSSEVLAAPQANQQLLLVQSVDGQITALDRSSGEERWVYTSSQPSLTLRGTGTPMVIDPVSFVGFANGRLATLDNRNGQPLWDLQIATPRGRSDVDRLVDLAGQPVITPDGRLFVTSYNGNVVALEATRGGVLWESNLSSRHTPILVGNILLVVTDDSHVVGLNADNGQEVWRNDDLEDRWLTAPAFADGRVVVGDFEGYVHLLDAREGTLVGRTRVHKSGISVRPATEGSTIHVQANNGRLETLEVTP
- a CDS encoding YfgM family protein, which produces MAELRSEEEQLEVIKRWWKENGTSLIAGAVLAAAGVLGWNAWQNYQEGQAEAASVRYQQLVNMTTGNTLADDQLANARELIDEITSDHGNTLYAELAQLLEARLAVQEGDLEAAKSALENVASDSSRRYVQSLAWLRLARIEIANDNPEAALSLLDQSITDALAAQQANVRGDAYAALDQTEQARDAWQTALELAQAQNQPLYGVQFKLDDLGVEEVTQ
- the hisS gene encoding histidine--tRNA ligase, encoding MSKSAVKKIQAIRGMNDLLPSESPRWQFFEAKVRQLMHRYGFDEIRTPIVEQTALFARSIGEVTDIVEKEMYTFDDRNGDSLTLRPEGTASCVRAAMEHGLLHNQTQRLWYQGPMFRHERPQKGRYRQFHQVGVETYGFDGPDIDAEVILLSARLWQELGLLEHVTLELNSLGSTEARAAYRDKLVAYFEQHHDVLDDDSKRRLTSNPLRILDSKNPAMAEMLNGAPQLMDHLDDESRTHFEQLKAMLDAAGIDYIVNPRLVRGLDYYCRTVFEWTTTALGSQGTVCAGGRYDGLVEQLGGKPTPAVGFAMGIERLILLLETLDLVPEEALGGCDVYLLPMDDNATIAALTLAEKLRSELPTLRLQLHCGGGSFKSRMKKADKSNAPVAVLLGEDELAEQAVTLKFLRDDREQLRVSQAELTATLKNLVSH
- the ispG gene encoding flavodoxin-dependent (E)-4-hydroxy-3-methylbut-2-enyl-diphosphate synthase, with the translated sequence MHAPSPIKRRFSRQIHVGNVAVGGDAPIAVQSMTNTNTLDVDATVAQIQQLEKAGADIVRVSVPDMDAAESFGKIKQRVDVPLVADIHFDYKIALRVAELGVDCLRINPGNIGREDRVRAVVNAARDNGIPIRIGVNAGSLEKDLQKKYGEPTPAALVESAMRHIDYLDRLDFQEFKVSVKASDVFMAVAAYRDLATRIEQPLHLGITEAGGLRSGTVKSSIGLGMLLMDGIGDTIRVSLAADPVEEIKVGFDMLKSLRLRAKGINFIACPSCSRQNFDVISTMNQLEERLEDVMTPLDVSVIGCVVNGPGEAKETDIGLTGGSPANLVYIDGKPASKLRNDHLVDDLEKLIREKVRQKQQQEDDMIARSV
- a CDS encoding RodZ domain-containing protein, with protein sequence MSDTQSHDNVTTSSPTATPGELLSRQREALGVPLTDAARALNLRPAVVNGLEQDNYEEIPVAAYRRGYLRAYAKYLGMDDRLVLEAYQANHGNTETDRRVTPVSVTRPPSRIGAWLFKLVTLLVIVALIAVTVMWWQSRGGSEPPSMGSTPSMEDEGGSAGTPDDNVTPEQTPVATPQPPSSAPAQQTNTTSGIDEGAANAATAAIESASESSTSSEVAEDNELASADTAEQADADAATDSEDNTAETAPATNPNLLELTFNEQSWTEIFDANNQRVFVGLQTPGTTASVEGEPPFRLTIGNATGVELRYEDEDVNLVQRAGANNVARFTLGE